A region of Solanum dulcamara chromosome 7, daSolDulc1.2, whole genome shotgun sequence DNA encodes the following proteins:
- the LOC129895833 gene encoding transcription repressor OFP7-like: protein MAKLLKLRISKAVSSSFHSCRSKDPCTLPQHPIPSFFPNTQLITLDLLSEKMIHRNNESLLISTPITAGNRCSSRNGEANTSDDSRTSYVLFSDDSSLTTTTRRPKKIATTKRRVKNVTRGIINKNGRRSSISTSTTSSDGELPARLSELIPCNVERKVKESFAIVKKSEDPYEDFKSSMMEMILEKKMFEKNDLEQLLQCFLSLNAKNYHGVIVEAFSEIWNTLFSPNHS, encoded by the exons atggcTAAACTTTTGAAGCTTAGAATATCTAAAGCTGTATCTAGCTCTTTCCATTCATGTCGTTCCAAGGACCCTTGTACACTTCCTCAACATCCTATCCCTTCATTCTTCCCAAATACACAACTCATCACCCTTGATCTTTTGTCCGAAAAAATGATTCATCGAAATAATGAGTCATTATTGATATCGACTCCGATAACCGCCGGCAACCGATGTAGCTCAAGGAATGGAGAAGCAAACACATCCGATGATAGCCGCACCAG CTACGTGTTGTTTTCGGATGATTCGTCCTTGACTACCACGACAAGGCGTCCAAAAAAGATTGCTACCACCAAGAGAAGAGTCAAGAACGTCACAAGGGGCATCATAAACAAAAATG GTAGAAGGTCATCAATTTCGACGTCAACGACATCATCGGACGGCGAATTACCGGCGAGGTTGTCGGAGTTGATACCTTGTAACGTGGAGAGAAAAGTAAAGGAGAGTTTTGCCATAGTGAAGAAATCAGAGGATCCATATGAAGATTTCAAAAGTTCGATGATGGAAAtgattttggagaaaaaaatgTTTGAGAAAAATGATTTGGAGCAACTTTTGCAGTGTTTTTTGTCATTAAATGCTAAGAATTATCATGGTGTGATTGTTGAGGCTTTTTCTGAGATTTGGAACACATTGTTTTCACCTAATCATAGTTAG
- the LOC129895255 gene encoding uncharacterized protein LOC129895255 codes for MKDDESIPVSTPTTVYSSSNTNSIHSKSLYDATLFGRGRYKFWALAAILLLAFWSMFTGTVSLRWSAGNLNSLSDLFDIPISDDLDVLEMEEREKLVNHMWDVYTNSPRIRLLKFWQEAFEAAYEELNSDVAEVREAAISEISKMSVRFVHIELPPLRSMAVRKLSQKQTEDCKRK; via the exons ATGAAAGACGACGAATCAATACCGGTATCTACACCGACGACGGTGTATTCATCGTCGAATACAAATTCAATACATTCGAAATCATTATATGATGCTACATTGTTCGGAAGAGGTCGGTATAAATTTTGGGCATTGGCTGCTATACTTTTGTTAGCATTTTGGTCAATGTTTACCGGTACTGTTTCACTCCGATGGTCCGCCGGAAACCTTAATAGTCTCTCCGACCTATTCGATATTCCGATATCAGATGATCTCGACGTCCTT GAAATGGAAGAGAGGGAGAAGTTGGTGAATCATATGTGGGATGTGTACACTAATAGTCCTCGGATCAGACTGCTTAAGTTTTGGCAGGAGGCATTTGAGGCGGCCTATGAGGAGTTAAACAGTGACGTTGCTGAAGTTCGAGAGGCTGCTATATCCGAGATATCTAAGATGTCTGTCCGATTTGTTCATATCGAGCTGCCACCTCTGCGTTCGATG GCAGTAAGAAAATTAAGTCAAAAACAAACAGAGGACTGCAAAAGGAAGTAA